One genomic window of Micromonospora sp. WMMD1128 includes the following:
- a CDS encoding flavoprotein produces the protein MSEAPVLYLIVCAAPPAQRIGELAELLAADGWRVCLIATPTAASWLDRDALADQTGHQVRVEWRRPGDPEPHPPADAAVVVPATFNTLNKWAAGASDTLALGILNELLGTGLPVHVFPRVKAALAAHPAYAPNLRLLREAGVVVHDGEVLRAPDEMTPSRWAAVVDALRAARPPM, from the coding sequence ATGAGTGAAGCGCCGGTGCTCTACCTCATCGTCTGTGCCGCTCCCCCGGCCCAGCGGATCGGCGAACTCGCCGAGCTGCTGGCGGCCGACGGCTGGCGGGTCTGCCTGATCGCCACCCCGACCGCCGCGAGCTGGCTCGACCGCGACGCGCTCGCCGACCAGACCGGTCATCAGGTACGGGTCGAGTGGCGTCGCCCCGGCGACCCCGAGCCACACCCGCCGGCCGACGCCGCGGTGGTCGTGCCGGCCACCTTCAACACGCTCAACAAGTGGGCCGCGGGGGCGAGCGACACGTTGGCCCTGGGCATCCTCAACGAGCTGCTCGGCACCGGGCTGCCGGTCCACGTGTTTCCCCGGGTCAAGGCCGCGCTGGCCGCGCATCCCGCCTATGCGCCGAACCTGCGGTTGTTGCGGGAGGCGGGGGTGGTGGTGCACGACGGGGAGGTGCTGCGGGCGCCGGACGAGATGACGCCGAGCCGGTGGGCGGCGGTGGTCGACGCGCTGCGCGCGGCGCGACCGCCGATGTAA
- a CDS encoding DUF6403 family protein, with the protein MTASVLTWLGGAVVAVAAGFLATLLPRRRARDRGRRVAWSSARAAIDDAAVSRDAATAPVPEAERLLARAEMLAAARGGGADAAREAAEHARRADDLWRAGR; encoded by the coding sequence ATGACCGCGAGTGTGCTGACCTGGCTGGGTGGGGCCGTGGTGGCGGTGGCCGCCGGGTTCCTCGCCACGCTGCTGCCTCGGCGCCGGGCCCGGGACCGGGGCCGGCGGGTCGCCTGGTCGTCGGCGCGGGCGGCGATCGACGACGCCGCCGTCAGCCGGGACGCGGCGACCGCGCCGGTGCCCGAGGCGGAGCGGCTGCTGGCCCGCGCCGAGATGCTCGCCGCCGCGCGTGGCGGCGGCGCGGACGCGGCGCGGGAGGCGGCCGAGCACGCCCGCCGCGCCGACGACCTGTGGCGGGCCGGCCGGTGA
- a CDS encoding AAA family ATPase: MLRDVREGAHRGVVVDSPPGAGKSTLVVRAAVETAATGAPLMIVAQTNEQVDDLIDRLGRKAPELRVGRLSATDYQPTGRVRNHPAVRVAAKVADLGGPAVTIGTAAKWATVTEGSWPWAIVDEAYQMRADALLRVAGRFERALFVGDPGQLDPFSTVETARWTGLTWDPMQSAVATLLRHNPELPVHRLPVSWRLPASAAPVVSAAFYPFTGFRAGTGPADRALTFTETGPGDGYDASVELAAATGWALHELPARHTVRTDAEAAAACAELALRVLRRGAVAVSEAAPGGAPVTADRIAVGAAHRDQVAAIRSRLGAAGAGITVDTANRLQGREYDVTIVLHPLSGRRDATAFHLESGRLCVLASRHRHACVVVARAGIGELLDAYPSTERVHLDVPVKFPDGWEANQTVLTHLDAHRA; this comes from the coding sequence GTGCTGCGCGATGTGCGTGAGGGTGCGCACCGGGGGGTGGTGGTCGACTCGCCGCCCGGCGCCGGCAAGAGCACCCTCGTGGTGCGCGCCGCCGTGGAGACCGCCGCCACCGGTGCGCCGCTGATGATCGTGGCGCAGACCAACGAGCAGGTGGACGACCTGATCGACCGGCTCGGCCGGAAGGCGCCGGAGCTGCGCGTCGGCCGGCTCTCCGCGACCGACTACCAGCCCACCGGGCGGGTGCGGAACCACCCGGCGGTCCGGGTCGCGGCGAAGGTCGCCGACCTGGGCGGGCCGGCGGTCACCATCGGTACGGCGGCGAAGTGGGCCACGGTCACCGAGGGGAGCTGGCCGTGGGCGATCGTGGACGAGGCGTACCAGATGCGCGCGGACGCGCTGCTGCGCGTGGCCGGGCGGTTCGAGCGGGCGCTGTTCGTCGGCGACCCGGGGCAGCTCGATCCGTTCTCCACCGTCGAGACCGCCCGCTGGACCGGCCTGACCTGGGATCCGATGCAGTCGGCGGTGGCCACGCTGCTGCGGCACAACCCGGAGTTGCCGGTGCACCGGCTGCCGGTGTCGTGGCGGCTGCCCGCCTCCGCCGCCCCGGTGGTCTCCGCCGCGTTCTACCCGTTCACCGGGTTCCGCGCCGGCACCGGGCCGGCCGACCGGGCGTTGACGTTCACCGAGACCGGCCCGGGTGACGGCTACGACGCCTCGGTCGAGCTGGCCGCCGCCACCGGCTGGGCGTTGCACGAGCTGCCCGCCCGGCACACCGTGCGTACCGACGCGGAAGCCGCCGCGGCCTGCGCGGAGCTGGCGTTGCGGGTGTTGCGGCGCGGCGCGGTAGCGGTCAGCGAGGCTGCGCCCGGCGGCGCGCCGGTGACCGCGGACCGGATCGCCGTCGGGGCCGCGCACCGCGACCAGGTCGCGGCCATCCGGTCCCGGCTGGGCGCGGCCGGCGCGGGCATCACCGTGGACACCGCCAACCGCCTCCAGGGCCGGGAGTACGACGTGACGATCGTGCTGCACCCGCTCTCCGGGCGGCGCGACGCGACCGCGTTCCACCTGGAGTCGGGGCGGCTGTGCGTGTTGGCGTCCCGGCACCGGCACGCCTGCGTGGTGGTGGCCCGGGCCGGCATCGGTGAGCTGCTCGACGCCTACCCGTCGACCGAGCGGGTGCACCTGGACGTGCCGGTGAAGTTCCCGGACGGCTGGGAGGCCAACCAGACGGTGCTCACCCACCTGGACGCGCACCGGGCCTGA